GACGAAAATGACCGAGCCATCGTTGCCCGAACGTCCAGTCAGGACGTCGGGGTCGATCCTAGAGCGGAAGTGGTAATTGCAACCGCGTCGCTGGAGGTGGGCTTTAACGACCCCTCCGTTGGCATGGTTATTCAGCATAAAGCGCCACGTAACGTTGCCTCCTATTTGCAGCGTAAAGGGCGTGCCGGTCGTTCAAGAACTATGCGTCCGTGGATGGTCGCAGTCCTGTCCGAATTTGGCCGCGACCGCGTCGTTTATCAACGCTATGAAGAGCTCATTAATCCAGAGATAAAAGGACAGTCGTTGCCGATGGGCAACATTCATATCCAGAAAATGCAGGCGGCAATGGCGACACTTGACTGGCTGAGCATAAAGATCCCCGGAAGTAATATCTGGTCATTGCTGAATAAACCGCAGACAAAGCGAGAGTCTCTTGACCATCTTGATCGTATGTTCCACCTGATTACCGCCGTGATCGAACAACATGCGTGGCAGCAGGAGTTAGAGAAGTATCTGTTCTACGCGCTGCGCATCACTGACGAGCAACTTCAGCGTGTCCTGTGGTCGCCGCCCCGTTCGATCATGATGGAGTTGCTGCCGACATTAAAACGACAACTCACCACCCAATGGTCGCGGATGGGCCAACCGGAGGCAGACCGTTCGACGGGACGTTCCCCGCTGCCGGCCTTTATTCCTTCAGCGCTATTCAGTGAACTCAATCTGCCGGAACTGGAGATCCATCTCGAGCGGAAGTTCAAGAAGCGTGAACATTTGCCCTTTATTCAGGGTCTGAAAGAGTTTGCGCCGGGGCGCATTTCCAAGCGCTATGCCGTTTACTCCGACAATGAAGCAGACTGGCTTATCCCGAACAACTTTGTTCCGGCGATGAATTGCGTTTCGGATGTTGATTTTGAAATTGAGCAGGCTTTCGGCGATACCTGGCAGCCCGAGTGTGTCATCGAGTGTGAAGGTCAGCCCCCTATTAGGGTCATTCGCCCGATGCAGGTGCTTACGCGCGCGCTGCGATTCGAGCAAAATCTCACCGAGAAAAGCAACTCGCAACTGTACTGGCATACCCGGTTTAACCCAGACGATCAGGCCGATCCGCTCCCCATTCCTGCCGGCCCGTGGACGGACACCCTCCGCTCCATTACGTTCTTTACCCACCAGAACATGACACCTCTCGACGTCACGCGTTACGCCACCCACGCAACAGCCTCATTACGCAATAAAACCAAGCAACAGGCGCATGTGAACTTCAGGTGGGTCGACAATGGCGAGCCTGTCGGGGTTGGCGTGCGGCAGTGGGTGGATGGCGCCCGGCTCAGATTTACGCTGCCGCCCACTCTGCTGCAACGCCTCCGGCATGACCCGGCCATTCAGCGCGCACTGCGAACGCTCTATTTCCAGCATCGGATCAAACATGAACCACGCTTCGAATATGACACGTTCACCGCTGACTGGATCTACGAGTGCTACCTAGCGGCGGTTACGCGGGAATTGGTCACGCAGTCGTCTCTGGCAGACTCTATCGCGGAATTAAAAACCCCGGACGGCCGACGTCGACTGACTGATATTGCGGACACACTCTTCCAGGCAGAGAATATCTTTGAAAATAGCGAGGATGGTGAAGACGACGCCGAAAGCCAGGAACTGCAGCAACATTTGCGCAGCCTGTTTAAAGAGACCGACATTCTGGACATGGTGGACAGGCACAGCGCGATCCTGACTCAGGATCTCAGTGATGATGTCGATTTTCAGGACTGGCTACAGCATCTGCTGACAACGACCCTTGCCGGAGCGGTCAAACAAACCAGCCACCTGTTGCTGCCGGATGTCGATGAACGCGGTCTGGTGGTGGATACCGAACTCAACGACGAAGTACTGGACGTCTGGCTGACCGAATCAGAACCCGGTGGCTGTGGCATCATTACCCGTCTGGAAGACGTTTTTCATCAGGATCCGGTCTCCGTACTGAATCTGTTTATGCGTAGTTTTGCCGCCAGCGATTACGAGCAGATCGACTACGACCTGTTCGAGATGCTTTCGCGGCTCCCCTCTTCCAGCGAACTCCAGGAGGCCTTGAATGCGATACGTAAGGCCAGTAGCCATCCGCAGCGCCGTGAGGCTAACGCCCACCTCAGAGCGCTGCTGAAGGCGCAGGGATTTGCACTCAGTCACAGTTTTATGTCGGTGCTGCACACGCGGGTACTACGTCCGGGCAGCCAGGCGTCACATGATGCGCAGATGCTTACATATCTCAACGCATGGCGGGAACTGGAAGACAAAGCCGGATACGAAATCGCTCTGAATATTTTTGCCCACACCCAAGCGACGCAAGAACTGCCTGACGCCAGTGTGATTAAAGTTTTTGAGCGCTTTTGCAAAATTCAGGGAATGCTCTGGCAGCGCGGCAATGCCATCCGTCAGTCGGTTCTCAGCTATTACAATCCGTTTAAGTCCGGTAACAACCTGACTGAACGACTGCTGTTAAGCTCACTGTTTCAACAGACGGCGTGCAGCATCAGCATCAGCGAGAGCGACTGGTTAGCGCAGTTACATCACGCCATTACCCAACACGGCTTTGCAGAACTGCATATCCCGCGCGAGGCCCGCCATCGTATTGTGGAAGTGATCTCTCTGGTGCAGGTGACCCCGATTGAGTACTTTGGTTTGCATCTTTATCCCCGCGAATCCGCCGTGGATTATCAGGATGGCAATCTGGTGTTACGTATTGAACTGGCCGAAGCGCTGCTGTAAGGAACGCAGAAATGGAAGAACAACGACAAATTTTCCTGCATGGCCCACTGGGCCAGCGACATTTGCGGGAAATTCTAAGCGCGCAGTTTAGTGGCTTGATCCTCTATCCAGAACCGATCTGGCTGATCTCACCGTGGATGAGCGACTTTGACGTGATTGATAACCGGGGCGGTCAGTGGAGTTTTCTTGATCCTTCATGGGGGGCCCGGATGGTCAGCTTCAAGGAATTGCTCGCCACCGCCGTCAACAATGGTTGTCCGCTCCGCATCGTGACACGTGAAGACACGCGCAGCGTGGTCTTTATCGAGCGGCTGTTGACGCGCTTATCGCCCGATCACGACATGCAATACCTATATCACGAGAACCTGCACGCCAAGGGGTTGCTGACCAAACATTTCTTTCTGAAAGGATCCATGAATTACACCTGGAGCGGCGCAAACCTGAACGATGAGCATCTGTTGTTTTCAACCAATAATACGGTGATTTCAGATGCGTTGATTGAATTTAGCGGCCAGTACACCTTTGGAGACACCCATGACTGATACTCCTCAATGGCTGCGTGACTTCTTTGGCAACGGAAATTTACTGAAGCTGGACAGGTTGCTGGAAAACGTTGAAAACGCCTACCCTGCGGACTTAAAAGCCGTCTTACTGCCGCTCTACGAGAGCGCGACTGACGCTCAGTGGCCGATCATTCTGCCCTGGTGCGATGCTCATCGCTGGGTATTTTTTGCCGCGGCAGAAACGGATCGCACCACGCTGGAGCTCAGCAATGTGTTGAATGCCAGGCTGGGGTCTGCCGATGTTATTGCCGACAGAAAGGTGACTTTCGCCCCGGTGCAGGGAGCGACATTGCTGTCTGAAACGGCTCTGCTGACGCACTGTCCGGCCGGATTTATCCGGATCGAATTACTGCCCACAAAGCAGAAAGATAAACCAGCAAAAGAGCGGGTCTTCGCCGCGCTCAAAGACGTTATCGCCCTGTTTCGTGACAGGCCATCAATCGTACGCACGGTCAAACGCCCCTTTGGGCGGATCTTGAGTGATTTCATTCTGGCGAATAGCCAAAAAGACGAAGCCACAAGCGACGCTTTACTACAGGAACTGAAGAACAACGGCGCGCTTTCGCGACGCAACCTTATGCTGCTCGAACTCCAGCAGGCGGGTAAGTTAGAGAAGTGGGACACGCTGCTGAATCACGATTCGCTTGCTGATTTGGTTCGGGGACGCATTCCCACAACTCTGATGCGGATGCTGCTGAAAGCATACCAGCAGCGCTATTTTACACCCGACAGCCACGGGTATCCGCAGGCCTCCCCGGCGGATCTTCGCCCGCAATGTCTGGCGCTACATCCTCTGTTTACGCAGATGCCTTTTTTATCCCAGGATGAAGCTGACTTTGCGGCGTGGAAAACCTGGGCCACCGGCGTGATGCTTATTGGCGAAGTCGACCTGCTCAACGCGTTGCCAGAACGCCTAAAAACCGACTGGTTGAATGGATTGCACACCTGGGCCAGTCGGCCGTTCAACGTTGTGAGTCCGTCAGCGACGACAGCGACGGCGTCGGTCCCGGATACGCTGCAACAGCTTGCCGCATATCTGCAAACCTCCCTGACCGCAACGCAAGAGGAGATTACCGGCTACGCACAAACGCTCCACACGCTTGATCAGCAGTTGATAGAGCAGGCGATGGCGGTACCGCTGCTGAAAACACTCATCGAGGAGATCCGCCATCTGACCAATCCGCAAATCGTGGGCTGGGATATCTGTTTCTCCCGACTATGTCAGTCAGGAGTCGACAGCAACAGCCTGGTGCAACTGGTCGCGCTGGAAAGTGAAAACTGGCCCGCCGACTCGTTCCATGAAGCGACGATGCTCCAGTTACTATCAAGTCAGGTTCCACCAGACGCGTTCCCGATCCTGCGTAACGTGATGCCTGCCTTTATTGAATGGCTTGAACGTCATCAGTTCAGTCTGAGTAGCACGACGTGGCTAAAGTGGCTGGATGTTCTTGCGATGGAACAAAGCGTCAGTCAGGCGGATATTAAGCTGGCCACGATGGCGACGGACCGCTTCCTACAAGGCTCTGTTAGCCAGGAAGCGTATCAACAGTCCGGTGCCATGCTGGAACTGATCGTCGAACGCGCCAGTTCATTCCGCAACCTGCCAGCGCTGGGCGAGTTGATCGAACTCTTCCTTGATGCTCCGGTGCAGGATCGGGCGACGCTCACCTCGCTGTGGCTCAGTGTTCAGTCTTTTGTGAGCGGAATATGGGCGCGACTGGATCCGACTACTCGTACCGTGATGCGCAACTTGGCGACTGACGTGCTAGGGGAAGGTGCAGAGCGCGTATTTCCGGCTGAGCAGGATAGCTGTACGGCAGATGCAGAAGATGAATTGCCGGACTTATCCGGAGCCAGAGTGGCGATTTATAGCCTGACAGAAGGTGCGGCAAGACGCGCGAAACGGATGCTGGAAACGCTGTTCCCCGGGATCAGAGTGGAGATCAGCCATGCGCACACTGCAACCGACAAGTTGATTAATCAAGCAAAACAGGCTGATTACTTCATCTTTTCGGCAGGCAGCGCCACTCATCAGGCCTTTTACGCGGTCTCAGCGCAGCGCAGAGATTTAATCTACCCGACAGGTAAAGGTGCCGGGTCAATGCTGAACGCGTTTATTGCGCACGTTCAGCAGGTCTCAGCAGTAGTGGCATAAAAAAAGGGGCAAATGCCCCTTTTTTTATATATTGGCGTTCGCTGCTTTGATATAACTTGTGACCAGATAATCCGTCACTAATGAGATATCTTTCGACAGGTTCTGCAGTTCATTCCATTTACGGACGATAGGCTGACCATCAATATCCGTACCGAAGTTCCACGCGCCACTACTCCATGCACAAAGCGACTTGATGCGGTTTAACTCTTCGACAAAACGAGTATAGGAAGGGATCTCAGTCCAGCCAGGTTCACCTTTATAGCCCTGATGTACCTGATCGATTTCATCCATCAGGCTACCCAGTGCAAGAATACCGACGCCGTGTAATAGGCGGGAATAGCGCGGCTTTTTGTCCCAGTCATCGGTAAACACGGTTTCCACCGCCGACCAGAAGTTATTCAGCAGTTTCACCATCTTCCCTTCATCCCCCAACCCTGTCGCAGGGTCACGGAAGCGATACAATGCTCCCTCACGAAGACTAGCATCGATCATTTTGATCATCGAGTTGTCAGCAATAACCCCATCAGGATTGGTTGCCGTTTTGATGCGCCCCGCAAGTGGACCTTCCCCGAAGTTCAGTCGTTGAGTCAGCAGCGAAGGAAACTTACGCATTTGCAGATCGGATGGCAAACGACCGTGGGTATGCGGTGCCAGTTCGTATAACAACGTTTTGGGCAGCGGTTTTGTGGAGTTAACCAGCATAAACTGCTCGCGTTGTTCTTCTGCATCATTAGCGATAAATGCAGAGACCGGCATCATAAACGAGTCAATTTCCGCATCCCGCAAAGCAGCGGTACGTTGTTGGCCATCCACAATAAACCCTGGCTTCTCAAAATCCTTATCTTCGGAGAAAGGTATCACCAGATGCCCCATGTCGCCATTATCTGTAAGTGGTTCAAAACGCACACGCTTATCAAAAGCGATAATCACCGGGTTTGGTATCATCGGATTTGCGCTCTCAATGTAGCGCTGAATTTCGCGAATATGGTTACGTACTTCTGGACGCTGATAACCAACCAAACTCTCTACGCCGCGACGAATACGCGAAATCGCTGCAATTTTGCTGATCTGTTTACCTTCTATCGCAAGGCTATAGAGTTGCCTCTCCTCACCCTGTCGGATTCGCAGGGCGGGAACACGATATTCACTCATGACAGTTCCTCTGAGCGTAATGACAATGTGTGTTGTAAACGGTTGTACAACACCTGAATATTATGGAAACCGCGGCGACGGTTACGTTCTGCTCCGCGGAAAATGATGACGTTGATACCGATGGCTTGGCAAATATTGCACTGGCATTGTTTCCAGGGACGTTCTCCCAACGTACGTTCATAATCCGCACGGATTTTGTCGGCCTCTTTTTCACCCGAATGCAGGCGTTCATAAGCCAGGACTGCATCAAGAGTCTTCTCAAGGGACAAAGCCCCTTTATCGTATTCGAACAGGGCATTCATGGCATCCTTTTCCAGATGCCGTGCAATATCCTGATCAATCACGCCAGATTTAATTTTGCGACTCAAACTTGGATTCGCATCAAACTGAGGGACACGCACAGCGGTATAGGCCGGGCCATCAGGCATATGGTAGTTATTTTTCCGATCTTTGAAAGCCTGCTGCAGCGGTGTAGTTGAGTCAATGCTGGTCACACCAAACTTGATAAAGTCGGCGAAACTCTCTGGACGGGCAATGCCAAGCAAGTGGACACGCGTATCACTTTTCAGCAACGGTTTAATCTCTTCGAGAGTCTCAAGGATCTGCGCCGTTTTCAACGGCACCATCCCCCCCATGGTGATATTTTTATATCCCATGGCCAGCAGAGCCTCTACAGACTGACGATAGGAGATTTTGCTCCATCCATGTGCAACGCCAAAGGCGGTGAAACAAGACCTTTGGGACTTGTTCAAAAACTCTTGAGCCAAGGTCAGCGTGATATCCTGGCGTCGGCGGCATTCAGCCAACACGTCACCACTGAATACTTCACCTGGCTTCTCATAGCCAAAGACGATGTGATCGAGAGAAACGCCATAGTTAAAGCGGGAAGTTTCGTAGAACTCAATTACCTCTTCCACACGGTATGGGGGGACGTCCTGGTTAACATAGGTGAAGGCTCCGCAATCACCCATAGTTTCCATATTTTCCGGCAGGCGGAAAAAGTGCTTCATTCCATTACGGAAGTAACGCAAACGCTGGGCACGAGTATATTTGCTCTCGCCACCGCCAAGACCATCTACTACAGCTTTAGAAACCAGCATACCATCGTAAGGATGAGGAAAAACCTCATGCGGATAATGATCGTCACGTTGACGCACGCGATGTTCGTTACGCGTCTCGCGGAAGAAGTCGAAACTGGGATCGATAAAATCCTGACTATCAGGGAAAAAATACTTTAGCTTCGACAACTTACTCTCCTGTGACGCCACTGCAAAGCCTCAAAAAACGGGGGATTCTACCATGAAACCCAGGCAAGTAGAATTAAGGTTTAGCCTCCATCAGGGCCTTAAACTCAGCCCGGAAACGTTTTTCCTCAAATGAATTTCCCGCGTCGCGAAACTCTCGCAACGCATGTGTTGCACTGATACCAGGTTTTTGTTGCATAAGCTTTAAAATGAAAGACTTAACTTCCTCTGGGCTGCGGCGAATTCCTTTTTTAACCTCACGCTCAGGTAATTCCTTGAGTTCTTCTAATAGATTCAGAGATAACTCATTTAAATCATTGAGTTGTTTTGACGTAAACTCCTTCACAATATATTTTGCCACACTGATATTAAGCATGAGCATATTGCATTTCAACCACTGAGCCATGTTCTGGTTGGTTTTGAAAAAATATGCAGCCAACCTGTCATTTATTTTTTTGGAAGTTATAATAAGCAATTGTTTTTTTGCATCAACCAGATATTCAAGGCCATTAATGATGTCCAACTCAATTGCATTAATATAATCTGGAGAACCGCAGATAATATAATAGTCTTTTTTGTTTTTTTTCATTAACTCTACAATAGATGTAGGATGCTTAGATTTAAAAATAGATCTATTGGTTATTTCTTTCCACCATGTTCTATGAAAACTTTTCCCTACATATTCTTGAGAATACAATGGTATTGATTCGTCATATCCAACAGCAAAGGTCGCTTTATACGGTACTACATTGTCTTTATGGTGAAGGAGGCCCAAGCCAGCAGAAAGCACCCATAAATCAATGGGATAATCATTTAAGATGGCTTTGGCCGTCGCCCAGTGCCCACCTTTATAAAGATCCTCTGAACATACAGTTGCAGATGTAGATATAGCTTCATTCAGAGCATTGCACCAAGAATTCACGAGCACATTTGAAGGGGTTCGGCCTGATGAAAATTGACTCAGACTCAATATATTCCCACTACCGTAGTGTTTACCGTTTGTACATGTTGTTATTAAGTTGATGTTGCTCACAATCGCCCCCCAGAATCGTGTTACACAAGCTACAGGAGAAAAAAGGGGATGACAAGAACGGAGTTATCAGTCCCTGAAAATTTTTTCAGGGACTGATGTTAGTGAGGAATATACTCGAAATACTCATCTTGAGAATGAGAACATTTTTGGCATCGCCTCAGAATACCTTTTTCCTCAAGAGAGAGACAAAAATTTCGACATGACTCAAGAAGGACGTCAGAATTTTCATTTTTATTTTTAGAAATCAAAGCCCTAGCGAGTGTGTCGTAACTAAAACCTCCCGTTGAGTGCGATACAATGCTCATCGCAAGTTGGGTATCGAAAGTTTTCATAGTGCACCTCTGAGTCGCCAGAATAATACAGTTATAAAAAAGAATAGGTTATAGTTCAAGCTGGCTTTTCAAATTTACGCATAGCAAGCGCCAGGAATTATACTATTTACCAAAGTCATAAGGACTAACTTCCTTTTCCCGATTAGCATCCAAAAAATCAGCCCACCACTGCAGCATCAGTCGCCGCTCATCAAGATGCTCAGCCTTATGAATGTAAGCAGCACGTACTGAGTTACGTTCCATATGGCTCATTTGCCGTTCCACTGCATCCCTCGACCACAATCCAGACTCAATCAATGAACTACAGGCCATTGTCCTGAAACCATGCCCACAAACCTCTACCTTCGTGTCATAACCCATAACGCGCAGGGCCTTGTTCACCGTGTTTTCACTCATAGGTTTGCGATGGTCGTGATCGCCAATGAAAACAAAGTCGCGATCGCCACTAAGTTTATGAACGTATTTAAGGATTGCTAACGCTTGTTGAGATAGCGGCACCAGATGAGGCGTACGCATTTTTGAGCCACGCTGGGAGTGTTTTACCCCTTCAATAGCTTCTCGCTCAGCTGGAATCGTCCACATTGATGTTTCAAAATCGATCTCAGACCACCGAGCAAAGCGCAATTCGCTGGAACGAATGAAAACAAGCAGGGTTAGCTCAACGGCAAGACGAGTTAAAGGCCTACCGGTATAGCTATCAATGCGTTGCAGAAGCTCGGGAATACGTTTCAGTTCAAGAGCTGCTCGATGCTGTCTGTTACTTGAAGCAACGGCACCGACCATCTCCTGCGCGGGATTATAGTCAAGCAAACCGCTCTGTACTGCATAACGCATTATTGCCGTAGTACGCTGTAGTAACCGAGAAGCCACTTCAAGTCGCCCAGATAGCTCAACAGCTTTGATGGGTGCTAAAAGATCCCGCGTTTTTAGTTCGGCAATATTACGCTTACCTATGGCTGGAAAGAGGTTGTCCTCCAGGCTTTTGAGCACTCGTCGACTATGTTCTTCCGACCACTTTTTATTTGTGGCATGCCACTCAACTGCCAGTTGCTCGAAAGTTCGGGCTTCTTGCTGCTCAATCTTATCGTTTTTCTTTTTATCTCCCGGATCGATACCGTTTGCCAACAACTTACGAGCCTCATCACGACGAGCTCTGGCATCTGCAAGAGACACATCAGGATAAACGCCTATAGCCAGCATCTTTTGTTTCCCACCAAAGCGGTATTGCAGACGCCAGTATCTTGAACCATTCGGGTGGACGAGCAGGTGCATACCGTTGCCATCAGTGAGCTTGTATTGCTTATCCGTTGGCTTGGCTGTTCTGACTTTGATATCTGTTAGAGCCATGCTTATCCCCTCCCTGTTGGTACAAGCATTATCGAACCGGAAATACCATCATCTGTACCAACATGTGTTGGTAGATGTACGTTGAAGTCGGTTGACCTTGAGAGAGTTAATATAGCGAGAAAGGTAGGTAAATGCTGGATTTTAGACATAAAAAAAGACCTCAGTTGAGGTCCATTTACATACTGTTGGTGCCGAAGGCCGGACTCGAACCGGCACGTATTTCTACGGTTGATTTTGAATCAACTGCGTCTACCGATTTCGCCACTTCGGCACTGAAGAGGTATGCGGAAAACGTTGTGGATTATACCTGTCGCACGCCACCATGCAAGCGGCAGCGTGTGCCTCAGTCGCTAAGTGTTGAAATTTTCAGCATTACGCACTTTAAAAGCAGTATTCATCACATTTCTCCCCCTCCTCTCGCGCCTTAACCCCCCCTTCTTTGAAGCGTCCCATTCCCCCATGCTCTACACTTCCAGTTCAACACCCACCGAGGGAAACACGATGTCCATTATAAAAAGCTATGCCGCAAAAGAAGCGGGCAGCGAACTCGAACTTTATGAATACGATGCTGGTGAACTCAGGCCGGAAGATGTCGAGGTGCAGGTCGACTACTGCGGTATCTGCCATTCCGATCTTTCCATGATCGACAACGAATGGGGATTCTCTCAGTATCCGCTGGTTGCCGGGCATGAAGTGATTGGTCGCGTGGCGGCGCTCGGCAGCGCAGCGCAGGAAAAAGGGTTGAAGGTCGGGCAGCGAGTTGGCGTTGGCTGGACGGCGCGCAGCTGTGGGCATTGCGATGCCTGTATCAGCGGTAATCAGATTAACTGCCTGGAAGGAGCCGTGCCCACCATTCTTAACCGTGGCGGTTTTGCCGAGAAACTGCGGGCAGACTGGCAGTGGGTGATCCCGCTTCCGGAGAGCATCGATATTGAATCCGCAGGTCCTCTGTTATGCGGCGGTATTACTGTTTTTAAACCTCTGCTGATGCACCACATCACCGCGACCAGTCGCGTGGGGGTGATCGGAATCGGCGGTCTTGGGCACATCGCCATTAAGCTACTGCACGCGATGGGCTGTGAAGTGACCGCATTCAGCTCGAATCCGTCGAAAGAGCAGGAAGTTCTGGCAATGGGGGCGGATAAGGTGGTGAACAGTCGCGATCCAGAAGCGTTAAATGCGCTGGCAGGCCAGTTTGATCTCATTATCAACACCGTTAATGTCGACCTCGACTGGCAGCCCTACTTTGAAGCGCTGGCCTATGGCGGCCATTTCCACACCGTCGGCGCAGTGATGAAGCCGCTGCCGGTTCCGGCGTTTACATTGATTGCTGGCGATCGCAGCATCTCCGGTTCGGCGACCGGTACGCCCTATGAGCTGCGCAAGCTGATGAAATTTGCCGGACGCAGCAAGGTCTCGCCGACGACAGAGTTGTTCCCAATGTCGCAAATCAATGAAGCCATCCAGCACGTTCGCGACGGCAAAGCGCGCTACCGCGTGGTGCTGAAAGCCGACTTCTGATGATGTGGCTCAGTCCGGACAGGGGCTGAGCCTATTGTCCATTACGAAACGCAAGCACCGCCTGGCGGCACTGTTCTGTCACATGCTCAATATCATGGTTCACATCGATGCGGGCAATATCGTGTTCATCTTCCTGCGGGCACTCCAGTGCGTCGAACTGGCTTTTCAGCAACCCCATCGGCATAAAATGCCCAGCCCGACGCTGCATGCGCGCCAGAATAGTCTCGTAATCACCGTCCAGCCACAGGAAATGCACATTAGGACTGCCCTGACGCAATATATCGCGATACTGTTTTTTTAATGAAGAACAGACGATAAATCCGGTCTCATTCTTTTTATACAGGCTGTAGCTGGCGTCATTTAATCGTGCTAACCAGGGGAGTCGGTCCTCATCGGTTAACGGAATACCTTCAGACATTTTATCAATGTTTTTGGCCGGATGGAGATCGTCACCATCAATGAATTTAGCCGATAATACCGCGGAAACTTTACTGCCAATTAATGATTTACCGCTACCCGAAACACCCATCAAAATATAACTTTCCCCGGCCATCGAAAAAACTCCAGATTCATATTCCATGGCGCGATACTACGCCCTCTACTTTGGAGAGTTCACGCTTTTTTAGCACCGCTGATGAGAATTACAAGGCGCATCACGTTATGCGTAACATTGTAGCGTAACAATTTTCCAGCGTGACTTTCGTCACAAATGATAACAAACAAAACCGTTTAAATGCTGCCGAGGTTACTACCTGACCAGTGAGGCATTTATGCAAGTCAAAACACAATCCTGCGTTGTCGCGGGCAAGAAAACCGTTGCCATTACAGACCAAAATATTGAATGGGATAATAATAAAGGAACGTTGGTTAAAATTACCCGAGGGGGAATTTGCGGTTCCGATTTACATTATTATCAGGAAGGAAAAGTCGGTAATTTCACCGTCAAAGCACCAATGATTTTAGGCCATGAAGTTATTGGCAAAGTAGTTCATAGCGATTCAAAAGAATTACACGAGGGTCAGTCGGTTGCTATTAATCCGTCTAAGCCTTGCGGTCACTGTAA
This Citrobacter enshiensis DNA region includes the following protein-coding sequences:
- the dpdK gene encoding phospholipase D-like domain-containing protein DpdK; translation: MEEQRQIFLHGPLGQRHLREILSAQFSGLILYPEPIWLISPWMSDFDVIDNRGGQWSFLDPSWGARMVSFKELLATAVNNGCPLRIVTREDTRSVVFIERLLTRLSPDHDMQYLYHENLHAKGLLTKHFFLKGSMNYTWSGANLNDEHLLFSTNNTVISDALIEFSGQYTFGDTHD
- the dpdJ gene encoding protein DpdJ translates to MSTADLSHLHQALDLLEEREAELLVWGDTDGAFTHADIISLFTRHLPYEDAESLLAELQNAAMLFSVPTSKGGTRYRTRMAESVYLFRHQRQWFRDQPLQRARTLVADYRFVRRPRNYPKRELPAQTVLSKWVDVPWMNEIKRQALSRLIGDFSIAGFQERSTERILRAWHFHSHHAHAKEATGTIVCAGTGSGKTLAFYLPALTSLLNDIQRDNAQRVRTLALYPRKELLKDQFMETWGKCRELDSQALALAGRKIRIGSFFGDTPFNHQYATKDKDKDMPFDLLRCTTPKCPGQMHWKAEDIKAKREILRCSHCDHSVDSDEVILTRVSLMKNPPDILFTTTEMLNQHLGNNQTNHLFGVGIGVTPPPVVLLDEVHTYVGNTGAQTAYLLRRWMQLARSRPHFVGLSATLSDAERFFADLVGAHKKHVALIEPKLHEMEDEGAEYLLALRGDPVSQTALLSTTIQTSMLARRILDTKRKKSRGTWGQKTFVFTDDLDINNRLYHQLCDAEGWRSRGQNLYVAKPPLAAQRLETPQNSHTLTLAGQNWRIVQDIGHPLDENDRAIVARTSSQDVGVDPRAEVVIATASLEVGFNDPSVGMVIQHKAPRNVASYLQRKGRAGRSRTMRPWMVAVLSEFGRDRVVYQRYEELINPEIKGQSLPMGNIHIQKMQAAMATLDWLSIKIPGSNIWSLLNKPQTKRESLDHLDRMFHLITAVIEQHAWQQELEKYLFYALRITDEQLQRVLWSPPRSIMMELLPTLKRQLTTQWSRMGQPEADRSTGRSPLPAFIPSALFSELNLPELEIHLERKFKKREHLPFIQGLKEFAPGRISKRYAVYSDNEADWLIPNNFVPAMNCVSDVDFEIEQAFGDTWQPECVIECEGQPPIRVIRPMQVLTRALRFEQNLTEKSNSQLYWHTRFNPDDQADPLPIPAGPWTDTLRSITFFTHQNMTPLDVTRYATHATASLRNKTKQQAHVNFRWVDNGEPVGVGVRQWVDGARLRFTLPPTLLQRLRHDPAIQRALRTLYFQHRIKHEPRFEYDTFTADWIYECYLAAVTRELVTQSSLADSIAELKTPDGRRRLTDIADTLFQAENIFENSEDGEDDAESQELQQHLRSLFKETDILDMVDRHSAILTQDLSDDVDFQDWLQHLLTTTLAGAVKQTSHLLLPDVDERGLVVDTELNDEVLDVWLTESEPGGCGIITRLEDVFHQDPVSVLNLFMRSFAASDYEQIDYDLFEMLSRLPSSSELQEALNAIRKASSHPQRREANAHLRALLKAQGFALSHSFMSVLHTRVLRPGSQASHDAQMLTYLNAWRELEDKAGYEIALNIFAHTQATQELPDASVIKVFERFCKIQGMLWQRGNAIRQSVLSYYNPFKSGNNLTERLLLSSLFQQTACSISISESDWLAQLHHAITQHGFAELHIPREARHRIVEVISLVQVTPIEYFGLHLYPRESAVDYQDGNLVLRIELAEALL
- the dbpB gene encoding DGQHR domain-containing protein DpdB codes for the protein MSEYRVPALRIRQGEERQLYSLAIEGKQISKIAAISRIRRGVESLVGYQRPEVRNHIREIQRYIESANPMIPNPVIIAFDKRVRFEPLTDNGDMGHLVIPFSEDKDFEKPGFIVDGQQRTAALRDAEIDSFMMPVSAFIANDAEEQREQFMLVNSTKPLPKTLLYELAPHTHGRLPSDLQMRKFPSLLTQRLNFGEGPLAGRIKTATNPDGVIADNSMIKMIDASLREGALYRFRDPATGLGDEGKMVKLLNNFWSAVETVFTDDWDKKPRYSRLLHGVGILALGSLMDEIDQVHQGYKGEPGWTEIPSYTRFVEELNRIKSLCAWSSGAWNFGTDIDGQPIVRKWNELQNLSKDISLVTDYLVTSYIKAANANI
- the dpdD gene encoding protein DpdD; translation: MTDTPQWLRDFFGNGNLLKLDRLLENVENAYPADLKAVLLPLYESATDAQWPIILPWCDAHRWVFFAAAETDRTTLELSNVLNARLGSADVIADRKVTFAPVQGATLLSETALLTHCPAGFIRIELLPTKQKDKPAKERVFAALKDVIALFRDRPSIVRTVKRPFGRILSDFILANSQKDEATSDALLQELKNNGALSRRNLMLLELQQAGKLEKWDTLLNHDSLADLVRGRIPTTLMRMLLKAYQQRYFTPDSHGYPQASPADLRPQCLALHPLFTQMPFLSQDEADFAAWKTWATGVMLIGEVDLLNALPERLKTDWLNGLHTWASRPFNVVSPSATTATASVPDTLQQLAAYLQTSLTATQEEITGYAQTLHTLDQQLIEQAMAVPLLKTLIEEIRHLTNPQIVGWDICFSRLCQSGVDSNSLVQLVALESENWPADSFHEATMLQLLSSQVPPDAFPILRNVMPAFIEWLERHQFSLSSTTWLKWLDVLAMEQSVSQADIKLATMATDRFLQGSVSQEAYQQSGAMLELIVERASSFRNLPALGELIELFLDAPVQDRATLTSLWLSVQSFVSGIWARLDPTTRTVMRNLATDVLGEGAERVFPAEQDSCTADAEDELPDLSGARVAIYSLTEGAARRAKRMLETLFPGIRVEISHAHTATDKLINQAKQADYFIFSAGSATHQAFYAVSAQRRDLIYPTGKGAGSMLNAFIAHVQQVSAVVA